Proteins encoded by one window of Maridesulfovibrio ferrireducens:
- a CDS encoding type II toxin-antitoxin system RelE/ParE family toxin — protein sequence MIKTFKHKGLEKFFRTGSTAGVQAKHSKRLRIQLSVIDTAQEVEDVNLPGFRLHKLKGSRADLWSITVNGNWRLTFEFRDGNGYILNYEDYH from the coding sequence ATGATCAAAACATTTAAGCACAAAGGTCTGGAAAAATTTTTCCGCACCGGCTCAACAGCCGGAGTACAGGCCAAGCATTCCAAGCGGCTCAGAATCCAACTTTCGGTCATTGATACGGCTCAGGAAGTGGAGGACGTGAACCTTCCCGGATTCCGGCTGCACAAACTTAAAGGAAGCCGTGCGGATCTATGGTCAATAACCGTCAATGGCAATTGGCGGCTGACCTTTGAATTCCGAGACGGAAATGGTTACATTTTAAACTACGAGGATTATCACTAA